The region TCTGTATGTTCTAGAAGTCTtttcataaacatataaatacatctacatgtatttatttttaatgaatgtgaTATTTAAATGTAGGGCCTAAAGGCTAGGCAGATAGCATGGTGATGACTCACTTGTCTAGTATGTGCTTGTATGAGGCCTTTGGGCatgtgcttccttcttcctgggaTGATATTTCTGGGTCCTTTTCTGTTTGACAAACCTCTTTTCATCTTTCAAATCTCTGTTCAAGCATCAATCTaatgaaattacttttaaaggCCTTCTCTGACCCTGCAGCATACcagaaaaaagtattttcttgattatggCTAGAACTTGTACTTGTTTCAATTTCAATAATTACAAAAAGTAATTATTCTTTAACATAATTTTCCTCCCAAATACATTAAGTTCCCTGAAAGTAGATCTTCTATCTTTGTCACCTTTATCCTTAACTGCTATCCTTAGTGCCAAGACTATAGCTTATTGTCTATATACATTTCACAAATGAAATGGAGAACAGGCAGCAGAATACTTGGACACTACCCGATATATTATCGGGTGACAGACACCTCTGGTTACAACCTATACAGCTGCAATCTGGTGTATATTCTCAGGCACACTCCACCTatttgtgggtggcaccattccctaggcactgtactaactgctgagctacctcagGTTTTGTATCTTCCTATGTGGATTTTTGCACTTGCTTCCCAAGAACTCACTTGACAGTCATTCCTTGGACCTTCTTGATAGTGAGGAAATCATTCTGGATGCAGGGAAAGGTTTGACAATTTGGTGATAAAATATGTAGGCTTTGATTTATACATATGTTCGTTTGGTGTGTGATGCTCAATGAGTTACTTAGCCTTATGTGCATATAGGGAATATAGTACCTAGGTTCATCTTAAAGGCACAAAATCAACTTTAAATGGTTCAAATGGGTTACTTACAGAGGTTTGAGTAAGAGTGTGCGGGGGGGGGGNgggtgggggggggggtaggttgGTGGGGCACCCAGAAACTAACAGAACTAGGGAATTCTATGCCTCCCCTCAGCGTGAAGGGACAAAGGGAATTGTGTTGCATGATTCCTGAATCATAGGACTTCAGTGAGTCCAGGAATCCTAGAAGGGGATATAGCTAAGGCTGGGACTGCAGCTCCCagttggaaaggaaagaggaagaaatatcCCCTCATCACCCCACTCTAACTAGATGCTGGTATTATCTATCGATTGAACCAAAAATGGCATTGGGCCACAAGTGAGACCTGAAAGTGTACCCTACAgagttggattccctggaaaACAGAGCAGGCAGAGACAATGAGAGAGTTAGTTGCGGGGCCACAGAATAGCAGGCTCCAGGATTAAATACAAACACATAACCAGCACTTGTCAGAACCTGCCACATAGCAAGTGCTCAAGAAACAGCTGTCATTTCTGCTATGACAACTGCCAGGCCAAGGAAGGCACTTCCTAGTTCTGTCTGATGTCATCTGAGCATCCTTGATCAGCAGACGCCTAGACATGATGCAGACAGCATGGCCTGCATTCTCTGGTCTGCTTAGTCTCATAGCTGTTTTTCTTCACATCAAGGCCTTAATtatcctgtctctgctcttctcAAGCTAAATTAGGCTGTCTAACCTATTCCCATGTATGCTGGGAGAAAAATAACTTCTGAGCAAAGTTCTTTTGGGAAAACTGTCCATCTGGGCATCCACTCACTTTCCATATGGCCAGCTTCAGACACTTTGCTTCTTCCTTCTTATCCAACAGACCAAGGCAAAATGACCATGCTAACAACTGTTTTAACTGCTGATGCTGTAGCATAAAACAGAGAAGCCTCTTATGAGGgcttaaaaatgtgttttaaaatcctttttcttGGGCCAAGCAGAGTGatagacacctttaatcctagcactcaggaggcagaggcagtctgatctttgagttccaggccagctggatcTACAAAggagtccaggccagccagggctctgttacagagaaactctgtttctaaaatccaaccaaccaaataaataaaacaaatccttttctccccactgttgggctgcggctgctttctttcttctgcttggtAGTCACTGCTGTCTCAAATTCAAGGTATCAGAGGATCTGATGTGATTACAGCTGAGCTGATTACAGCAGCTAATCACTACTTCaacattctcttcctcttctcgcTTTCTCTTTAGATCTCCTGTCATATTTCCTATTCTTCAGCACCCTTGCCACAAGGCTGGGCTCTCCAACACTGCCAGCAAATCACACTGTTCTTGTTCTTCAGGAAGATAATTTGATTAATCACTGCAAACGAGTTAAAAATCTCACTATTTGAGTCACTGGCATCTGGTTTGTTGAGTGCCTAGGGTTTGAGGTTTCTGAGGGCTGAATATATTCACTAACTTCCCAGCATGGTAGTGGATTAGATGACATTTGGTGGAATATAAGAACTACAGATAAAGTCAGTGACATGGGTAAGGCTTAGAAGAGAAAGATCAAGCACTACCCTTTAGGTAATAGTATGAACTTTAAGTGAACTAAATGGGAGCTAGGTGTCAGATGCTTCCAAAAAGTAGCGATAGTGATTTttttgggggtagggtggggggttCCATCCTAACTCCTCTTAAAAGGTATGCAGAGGGTACCCCTGGTCCAGGGCTGGGTGAAGGCCCGTGGTGATGCTCTACTAGAGTGGGTATGTGAAAAGAGGTTTTGGGCTCAATGGACTCATTTATACAGCTGAATCTTTTAGGTCTCTCCCCAGTTTAGGAATGGGAAAAGGGGTGGGGGCTACAAAAggattaattttttatgttttttttttcttttaaaccgttttttttttttttttttttttgcagtaagCAAGTCTTTTAGTTCATGATTTAGAAATCTTGGTTGTTAACTGCAAAATGAAATTACTGTTACAAGAATAAACTAATTCTCCTGCATCTGAATGCAGTGTCTTCTAATGAAGGAAAGCAAGAAATATTCTTGACGTTCACATAGGCTTTTTGGTTATACaatttctaatataaaataaaatgaacaaattttaTTCAACATTGTGCTGactcagagaagaaagataaCCCATAGATGCTGCCTGAGAAGAACTGGAAGTCTCTATGAACAAAGTTCAAAAATTATTGCAACATGTTATGAACCTATATATTGGCTAAATAATCCCACATCAATCATGCCCTTATTAAAATGTGTGCACTGAATGATCAGCAATGGCTAATACATAGACTATTACATGAACATCATTCTATCATTTTGAAGATTTGTAATGTGTTTAGAAAACAATGTTATGTGTTGTTGAAATTTCACGCAAGGTAAGTTATATTAAGAACTGGACAAGTAGAGCTTAGTGGGATTAAGTTTGGCTTTCAAAGTAAATTAATTCTATACACCAAGGAAATGACCTTCATATTACAGCGAGTCAATACCATTGTCATTGTCTTCAGTCACTTAGCTCTTCAAGGAAGTGGTTATGGCACATCAATTTAACAAGATTCAACTTGCAAATCTGAAAAAATTCCAGAGTATCAAATGTTACTCTATGAAAAATGATCGTTAAGTATTCAACTTACAAAATACAAGATTTTCTTTCTATACTCAAGGACAAAGCCAACAATAAATCAAATTCAGAAATGTGTTTGCCTAGTCAACAGGGAACGTCCACTCAAGCAATGTTCACTGTGTTTACTAAAACAGACCTGGGCCCGGTAGGAGAGGCCTGTTAACTCCAGCTACTGGGAAGGCTAGGGTAGACTTGGAAGTTCAAGAGCTGCCTAGACAACTTAGGAAGACCCCATGTCAAAATCAATGTGTAtgcaaaaatagcaaaataaacactaatcaaaaaaagcaaaaggaaggctaggggtatggctcagtgacagagcacctGCCTAACATATCCAGGGGCCTACATTGAGTCCCCAGTACTGcaataaatgcagaaaataccAAATTAGTCACCCAATACTTGCTGTGATAGTTAGCACTTCACTATTTTCTTCATTCCTAGCAACAATGATTGGTATAACTTTTCTTGTGTTCTTAGGATAGTCATTTAATGAGTTAATGAACATAAATTTATCAGTAGAGTCTATAGCCAAAGACTCTCCAAACTTTTCACCATGAAAATTTTGCAGCTTTTATTTTTAGGGTTAAGGCATTAAAACAGACTCCTCCCCATTAAGGTTATTACAGTCTATAAAACTCCCCTGTATTTGTACTTGTAAAGGTGAAGCTTCGCCTAACCAAATAGTATTCCTAAGAAACCATCCATCTAAAAACCAGCTTAAAAGGAGACTTGATGTGAACCAAAAATGTTTAACAGAGAATGGACAAAGTTCAAAAATTACTTCAACGATTTCATGGTCTATCCATACAATGGGATAGCTACTCATCAAATAAGTAAGGAACAGCCCATGAAAACATTcaacataaaataatcttttttaaaaacaacataaaagagtatgttctaaaaaaaaaaaaagtagcagtgCTCTGTTTATGTGTGGAAGGGTTAACTAGAATGGAACATGAAGTCACTTTCTGGTCCACAGTGAAAGACAGCCTTTCATGGATATTGACAGCCAGATTTCACATTATAGATGTAaagccttttaattttattgaaattataacttgacttaaataaataaaatgctactCATTTATTGGCTCCTAAAGTTAAACACAACCTCCCATAGAAGGCATACAGTGAATgctactatttttaaaaacccacacaGGCATCTCAGAAAGCAGGTATAAAGCTTTAATTCACCGTGGGCGTTTCTCTAACTATAGACAGCATTCAAACCAAGTATCATACCACCATTCCTTTTTAACTAGCTCAGGACATATTACATGTAACATGAAGTACTGactaaatataaatacagaaattgAATACATGTAAGaaagtttaaataaaacaagattaaGAAAGActaaatttcataaaaatttaCATAAGCTGACTTTACTTCTAAACATTGTCATATGACAAATCACAATAAAATCACAACTGCTTTTAAATAACAGTATCTAAAAACTTGTGAATATCCAGCTATTTTGATCTTTtctacatttcattttcatttctatacaCGTAGGCTGGCTTCCAGACTGTAGATAAAACTTCTTGGGTAATGTGGATTACTGTCTTTTCACAAGTATAGGAAGCAAAATATATATTCTCTGTATTACACTGCAATGAGACATTAGTCAGCACATAACACAGAACTCTCCTATGGTGGTATGTTTGGTATGGTGGTGAGATTCCAAACAGTACTAAAAATGGGGTTTCATACTCTAGTGTCTCTGAAGACATTTAGAAGCAAGTGGTATTTTAAaagttgacttaaaaaaaaaaaacaccaaaaagtaCAAATTCTATCCTGTTCTGAGCTGCAATCTTCCTGAGTCTACTTTCATTTGGACCTAATTTTGCAGCCAATACTTCTATATATTGATTTAGGATTCACAATCCAAAGTCCTTGAACACACAGTTCAGAttctacagaattccaaatggACCCCTATATTGTCAACTAATTATATAACAGGAACTAatcatgttttatataaaaatctatgTGAATTTTAAACAAAGTCAAAGCTTTTTCTTAGAATTGATGAAAATATATGCATAGCTATACACAGATCAGcattaaatgtaaaaacaaaattatcatttGATGCATATCAAATAAACTCCTAAAAAGCCTACATGaatatacttattttcatttactttaagaCAGTATTAGAAAGGACTGCATATAATTATAGACACAGCTGCAAACACTTGATGCTACTAAGTGTTCTGTATTAGGCATGCACAGGTTACGATTTAAAGTTtctcatgtatatatattaacGTATGTATTATAAGCTAGAGTATGTTTAAAGCATTTAATAATATAGATCCAATTGTTTTAATTGGCCTAACTGGGGACAAACAAAAAATTTCCTCAAACTGTCATAATACAATATTAAAATCTTACTACTCAAATTGATACTTAAACTTATTACATGTTGTTCTTAAAACTCCAAAATTCATAAAACTTCCtatcacaaataaataagtataatttcTCAGCAGCAGTTTGCTTACTCACCACACATACAGCTTGCCAAGATTTTGGGTACTACAGAACAGTGACATGCTGATAACTATAGATGATAAGAATTAAACATAGCAGTCTCTTTTCATTCTGCGTATATCTTTATTTCAAACTAAATAGAGTTTTTCATGAATACAAACCAGAAAAACACATTTCCCTTTATTTAACATTCACTAGGAAACATTAAACCTAAGACCCTTTATTGTCTTTTAGGTgtagcaaaacaaaatattactgtTACACTGAGGAAATCATGggtgaggaaggaagaacagtTTAGAATTTTTCCTTTTAGGAAGCATATTTTATCACACAATCACAAAAACTTACAAATCCAGATTTCTTTGTTCATGGTCATTTATGGCTTAAAGTACTAGACCTGCACtttaggttaaaataaatgtatgtgattACCTGAActgtttatcttttttaaaaaatgcagtaaGTAAATATTCTTGTGTATACTAGAAGCCTTATCATGGCAGAAGTCTGCAAATGGACATGGTaatgggttggttttttttgtttgttttttgttttttgcctttacTAATACCCCCAGGAAGATCCTTGTTTTTGACCTATTCAAGATCATATCTGCCTATCTTCATACTCTTAAGTTGGTGAGTCACTGTCACAAGACACCTGGGTAAGTAAACAAGCTGTCTCAAGTGCGGGTACCATGAGGTCCAACAGGACAGAACAGACACTCATGAAGCTATCATCTGCTGCATAGTAAGTATGAATACTGGGCTAGCTAGAGTATCAAACATGAAGTGTTTAGAATGAACCATTGGAAAATTAACTATATTAGTTTCTTTCAAACATCAATCTGCCCTTCAAACTGAAGAACTGCCAGGGTAATTTCACTTACTGTTCCTGGTTTTGATATGCCCCTACAACATGAGAATTGAACTGAACTACAATGATTGTAATGTCATCTCTATACATCCGAGCAAGCTCTTCAGGAAGACTAAGCATTTTAGAGAGTCGTTCATGATCAACAGCTCCAAATTCATTATTGCCTACAGCATGGCGAATGAGATGGGTTGCTGCATTCTGATCCTCAAACACTGATGACATCTTTGCTCTCCTTTCTGTTAAAAGGCCATGCATCTGTCCCAGAGTCACCTTGTACCCTCCaacagctattggctgttggtgATGCATACCAGTTAAGTATTCACCCACAATCCTAACCACATCCTGTCTATGCATAGTCTCCCACAACCCATCAGTTGCTAACACTAGGAATTTATCCTGTGGCCTTAATCTGTGATAAGTTACCTCTGGCTCAGCAGTAAGATAAGGAGGTGTATGATAGTTAGGAGGGATAAACTTGGTGTATTCATTGTCATTCAACTGGTCTGGGCCAGACTCTATCACTCTCTTTTGAAGGTCAATGCTCCATTTGAACTTTACATCTCCAAAAGCCCTAAAGGGCATCAGCAAGCCAAGCAGCCGGTCCTGCTTTACCACGCTCTTGGCCTCATTTTTTGGGTGTTCCAGTTTCAGACGCTCTAGTTCTCTTTCATTCTGAGCATTGTGGTCATTAGAGAGTGTGACTGCTGACCAAGAGCCATCTTCTTCTTGCACACCTAGCATGGCTCTACTATCACCAGTGTTAGCCACATGGAGGTCAACACCATCTACATGGGCCACACAAGCGGTAGCCCCAGAAAATGCTACCCGAAGCACCAGGTAATTTAGAAAAGAATTAGGATCACCAACTTGAGCCTCCAATGAAATGTCATTATCAAGTCTCTTGAAAGCATTAATTAAAGCCTCCTTAACATCAATATCAGCTGATTCTCCAGTATTGAGGTCTATGAGTTCTTGCCAGTAAGTCCTCAAGCTGTTGAAATACAATTTGGACGCCTCCTTACTGAAGTAATCATTGGGGTGCTTGTGCCATTGAAGGATAGGTAGCAGTGCTCGACCACTCTCCACTGCATTTTCAATCTCTAGCAAAGTCTCATGGGGCAACAAGGAAACAGCAATATAATAGAAGAGTCTTTCACTGACTGCCTGGGAACAAGCACAGCCTGCATGACCATCAAAAACCCCCAAGAGCATCCCTCTGGTTTGCAAGCAGGTTGCTGCACTTCTCCGGTCCTCTATGGGTGCATTTGCAGGCAGCTGATTGCTGTCAAATCCAAGAATGGAACTGACATTTTTGCCATCAAATTCTGGTACTTTGAAGCTGTATTCATTAGCTTTAAGGATGCTGTTGACTTGTGGAGGTGTGAGGTAAAATTTCTGCGGTGTAGAAGCGTATCTCCTTCCTTGAGTATACTGCCACCAGTTCTCCCTTGGCCTACAAAAGGTAGCATATGCAGGATGGGGTGTGTACCTCAGACGATTCTGAGGAATGTACGGTGGTGAACAGCAGAGATGTTTGTGGTGGCAGTAACATGCAGTGCCATAGATTCTGCTCAGTTCACAGTTACGGACGAGAGGAAAAAACAGTTGAGTTGGTGCTGGCATGGCA is a window of Mus caroli chromosome 4, CAROLI_EIJ_v1.1, whole genome shotgun sequence DNA encoding:
- the Pdp1 gene encoding pyruvate dehyrogenase phosphatase catalytic subunit 1 isoform X1 produces the protein MLSAPCCDDRRMCVCPGPRRIGIPVRTSSLPLFSDAMPAPTQLFFPLVRNCELSRIYGTACYCHHKHLCCSPPYIPQNRLRYTPHPAYATFCRPRENWWQYTQGRRYASTPQKFYLTPPQVNSILKANEYSFKVPEFDGKNVSSILGFDSNQLPANAPIEDRRSAATCLQTRGMLLGVFDGHAGCACSQAVSERLFYYIAVSLLPHETLLEIENAVESGRALLPILQWHKHPNDYFSKEASKLYFNSLRTYWQELIDLNTGESADIDVKEALINAFKRLDNDISLEAQVGDPNSFLNYLVLRVAFSGATACVAHVDGVDLHVANTGDSRAMLGVQEEDGSWSAVTLSNDHNAQNERELERLKLEHPKNEAKSVVKQDRLLGLLMPFRAFGDVKFKWSIDLQKRVIESGPDQLNDNEYTKFIPPNYHTPPYLTAEPEVTYHRLRPQDKFLVLATDGLWETMHRQDVVRIVGEYLTGMHHQQPIAVGGYKVTLGQMHGLLTERRAKMSSVFEDQNAATHLIRHAVGNNEFGAVDHERLSKMLSLPEELARMYRDDITIIVVQFNSHVVGAYQNQEQ
- the Pdp1 gene encoding pyruvate dehyrogenase phosphatase catalytic subunit 1 isoform X4, producing MPAPTQLFFPLVRNCELSRIYGTACYCHHKHLCCSPPYIPQNRLRYTPHPAYATFCRPRENWWQYTQGRRYASTPQKFYLTPPQVNSILKANEYSFKVPEFDGKNVSSILGFDSNQLPANAPIEDRRSAATCLQTRGMLLGVFDGHAGCACSQAVSERLFYYIAVSLLPHETLLEIENAVESGRALLPILQWHKHPNDYFSKEASKLYFNSLRTYWQELIDLNTGESADIDVKEALINAFKRLDNDISLEAQVGDPNSFLNYLVLRVAFSGATACVAHVDGVDLHVANTGDSRAMLGVQEEDGSWSAVTLSNDHNAQNERELERLKLEHPKNEAKSVVKQDRLLGLLMPFRAFGDVKFKWSIDLQKRVIESGPDQLNDNEYTKFIPPNYHTPPYLTAEPEVTYHRLRPQDKFLVLATDGLWETMHRQDVVRIVGEYLTGMHHQQPIAVGGYKVTLGQMHGLLTERRAKMSSVFEDQNAATHLIRHAVGNNEFGAVDHERLSKMLSLPEELARMYRDDITIIVVQFNSHVVGAYQNQEQ
- the Pdp1 gene encoding pyruvate dehyrogenase phosphatase catalytic subunit 1 isoform X3, whose protein sequence is MCVCPGPRRIGIPVRTSSLPLFSDAMPAPTQLFFPLVRNCELSRIYGTACYCHHKHLCCSPPYIPQNRLRYTPHPAYATFCRPRENWWQYTQGRRYASTPQKFYLTPPQVNSILKANEYSFKVPEFDGKNVSSILGFDSNQLPANAPIEDRRSAATCLQTRGMLLGVFDGHAGCACSQAVSERLFYYIAVSLLPHETLLEIENAVESGRALLPILQWHKHPNDYFSKEASKLYFNSLRTYWQELIDLNTGESADIDVKEALINAFKRLDNDISLEAQVGDPNSFLNYLVLRVAFSGATACVAHVDGVDLHVANTGDSRAMLGVQEEDGSWSAVTLSNDHNAQNERELERLKLEHPKNEAKSVVKQDRLLGLLMPFRAFGDVKFKWSIDLQKRVIESGPDQLNDNEYTKFIPPNYHTPPYLTAEPEVTYHRLRPQDKFLVLATDGLWETMHRQDVVRIVGEYLTGMHHQQPIAVGGYKVTLGQMHGLLTERRAKMSSVFEDQNAATHLIRHAVGNNEFGAVDHERLSKMLSLPEELARMYRDDITIIVVQFNSHVVGAYQNQEQ
- the Pdp1 gene encoding pyruvate dehyrogenase phosphatase catalytic subunit 1 isoform X2: MERRRCACPGSWSCPPGAVMPPRRQGIPVRTSSLPLFSDAMPAPTQLFFPLVRNCELSRIYGTACYCHHKHLCCSPPYIPQNRLRYTPHPAYATFCRPRENWWQYTQGRRYASTPQKFYLTPPQVNSILKANEYSFKVPEFDGKNVSSILGFDSNQLPANAPIEDRRSAATCLQTRGMLLGVFDGHAGCACSQAVSERLFYYIAVSLLPHETLLEIENAVESGRALLPILQWHKHPNDYFSKEASKLYFNSLRTYWQELIDLNTGESADIDVKEALINAFKRLDNDISLEAQVGDPNSFLNYLVLRVAFSGATACVAHVDGVDLHVANTGDSRAMLGVQEEDGSWSAVTLSNDHNAQNERELERLKLEHPKNEAKSVVKQDRLLGLLMPFRAFGDVKFKWSIDLQKRVIESGPDQLNDNEYTKFIPPNYHTPPYLTAEPEVTYHRLRPQDKFLVLATDGLWETMHRQDVVRIVGEYLTGMHHQQPIAVGGYKVTLGQMHGLLTERRAKMSSVFEDQNAATHLIRHAVGNNEFGAVDHERLSKMLSLPEELARMYRDDITIIVVQFNSHVVGAYQNQEQ